In Ananas comosus cultivar F153 unplaced genomic scaffold, ASM154086v1, whole genome shotgun sequence, the DNA window tgcacaaaaatattttagtctCCTTTAAATCAAACACTTACAGAGAAAGAATTTATCAATCCCATATTTTAAGGGAGTGAAAGATCCTACGCAAATCGTCGGATTCTTGTagtaaaataaacataaaattttataattccaATGTACTATTTTTAGACATCTTAAAATATGTGAACCAGATATGCCCTTAAATGCAATTTTACTATGCacgtttttcaaaatttgaaaagataCGTGTGAAATTAATCCTATTTAATTTATGAGAAATGCTTGCTTAGAGTACCCCATTTTTGGATGTCCCATTTTATTGTTGATGAgttgatatacatatatagagagggGTTAGGGCTTAGGTCTAAGAATATAATGACTACGTTTAGGGTTTAATAATAGCATTTCGGGTTTAGTAATTAATGATTAGACtgtaataatgatattaccaCATCATtagtaattagtaattaataattataagatatagttaggaaaaaaaattaaaatactatatttatattattgatTTGGTGTCTCTAATCAATCAAAAAGTTTCACTGGTGTTCAACCATTCCATCATGATTCttagcaaaatatttttgttgtacttttctctcaaaagtAGAGATATGATTGGCTACGAATAGATAATGTTATACTTGTCTCTCTCAAACACAGTAGACTTTCTCACCGTTAGGAGTATATGTAGCAGCACTCTTTCCATATCTTTTACAGTTTTACTGACTAATTTCTCTATGTAATGTGGGCTGTGTTTAGGTTTGTTGGGAGAAATTCGCGCGGTACTTCGAAGTCGAACTGAAGGAGGTGAAACTGAGGGATGGGTACTATGTCATGGATCCCGAGAAGGCCGTCGAGTTGGTCGACGAGAACACCATTTGCGTCGCAGCCATCCTCGGTTCGACTCTCAACGGCGAGTTTGAGGATGTGAAGAAGCTAAACGAACTCCTCACCAAGAAGAACCAAGAGACAGGGTAAGTCTTCTTACACGCTTCGTATGTAATACGGTAGTGTTATGATTGGTgatgcaaaaattaaaatatcaaattactTTTTAAACTAGTAATACGTCAATATTTAGTGAACTAAATTGAATTGTGTAGGTGGGACACGCCGATCCACGTCGATGCGGCGAGCGGGGGGTTCATCGCGCCGTTCTTGTACCCGGAGCTGGAGTGGGACTTCCGGCTGCCGCTGGTGAAGAGCATCAACGTGAGCGGGCACAAGTACGGCCTCGTCTACGCCGGCATCGGGTGGTGCATCTGGCGGAACAAGGAGGACCTGCCGGACGAGCTCATCTTCCACATCAACTACCTTGGCGCCGACCAGCCCACATTCACCCTCAACTTCTCCAAAGGTAACTTGTATCTGTTAACTGAAAGATCGATCTAGTAGAAAATAGGtcgagaaatatatatatatatatattcacattcTTACTCATGTACTTATGAATATCATATATAAGAAGGGCTGTTGCACAAATTATAAATGTTAGTCAAAGATAGGAATTGAGTGAGAATTAAGCAAACTATCTCACAAAGGTGAAAAGG includes these proteins:
- the LOC109704659 gene encoding glutamate decarboxylase, whose amino-acid sequence is MIAHLFNAPLGESEAAVGVGTVGSSEAIMLAGLAFKRKWQNKRKAEGKPFDKPNIVTGANVQVCWEKFARYFEVELKEVKLRDGYYVMDPEKAVELVDENTICVAAILGSTLNGEFEDVKKLNELLTKKNQETGWDTPIHVDAASGGFIAPFLYPELEWDFRLPLVKSINVSGHKYGLVYAGIGWCIWRNKEDLPDELIFHINYLGADQPTFTLNFSKGSSQVIAQYYQLIRLGYE